From the Posidoniimonas corsicana genome, the window GGTACGGCCTGGAAGCGGAAGTGTGAGCCGCCTCCAGGAGACGCGGGGGCCCTGGCTGCCTTTTCCCGCCCGGGTCGGCTATGCTCGCAGCCGACTACTTGACTCAAACCGACACGCACGCCGTAGCGAATCGATGTCCGAACTTGCGAGTGAAAAACTACTAGCCGCCCAGGCCGCCGTTAAGCAGCTGGCCGACGGCATGATTGTGGGCCTCGGCAGCGGCTCGACTTCCGCGCTCGCGATCCGTGAGATCGGCGCCGCGGTCGAGCAGGGTCTGGACATTATCGGCATCCCGACCTCGGTCGCGTCGGAGGAGCTGGCGCGCGAACTCGGCATCCCGCTCACCACGCTCGACGAGTACCCGGTGCTCGACACCACGATCGACGGCGCCGACCGCTTCAACGACCAGCTGGAGCTGATCAAGGGCGGCGGCGGCGCGCTGCTGAGGGAGAAGATTGTCGCGGCCGCGTCCAAACGGTTTGTGGTGATCGCCGACTCGACCAAGCACGCCAATCCGCTCGGCGGCTTCCCGATCCCGGTCGAGGTGATCCCGTTCGGCGTGCAAACCGTGCTGCACCGCCTGGAAGAGCTGAAGCTCAACCCGGTGGTCCGCCAGACCGACGCCGGCGCCCCCTACATCACCGACGAGAACAACCTGATCGTCGACCTGCGGGTCGATACGGTCGCCGACCCAAAACAGCTCGCCGAACAGCTCGTCATCCCCGGCGTGGTCGAGCACGGCCTGTTCATCGGCCTGGCCGACGAGGTGCTGATGGGCGTGGGGGGGGATGTGCAG encodes:
- the rpiA gene encoding ribose-5-phosphate isomerase RpiA, which codes for MSELASEKLLAAQAAVKQLADGMIVGLGSGSTSALAIREIGAAVEQGLDIIGIPTSVASEELARELGIPLTTLDEYPVLDTTIDGADRFNDQLELIKGGGGALLREKIVAAASKRFVVIADSTKHANPLGGFPIPVEVIPFGVQTVLHRLEELKLNPVVRQTDAGAPYITDENNLIVDLRVDTVADPKQLAEQLVIPGVVEHGLFIGLADEVLMGVGGDVQRFVKA